The window GCGCGATGTCTTGTCCATCGGCCCACGCAACGGTATGTCCGGCGATATGCACGGTATGAAATACCGATATGTCGCGCAGTTTGCCATACCAATCTCCTTGGATGTATGGTTCGACGTCAAAAATCTTTTTCTCGCCCGTTTCAAAATCCAAAAGCAGCTTGTAATCGGGCAATGGTTTTACTGCCGTAACTTTGGGTTGCAACATAAAGATGACTCCTTAAAGCAGGTTCGTCTTTATTATAAGTTATACCGTCCTTTTTTGGAATACATTTCGCAAAACAGCAATCATACAATTTGTTTTAGAAGATAAACTATACGCACAAACGTCCACTTTGTGGACATTGTGCGCCGCCCTTAATGAAAGTTCGCCAATCAGTCTGCGCCCTTCGGGCTTGACTTCTTGGACTTTCATAGTAAATTCCACAAACCTATTGCATAATTATGCAATAAAATGTATAATTATAAACATCGTTCGACAAAGGAATTCGGGAAGGGGCGGTCGAGCACATGAGAGTGAGCATTATCGGAGCTACAGGCTACGCGGGGGCGGAGCTTCTGCGGCTTCTTTACGAACACCCGCAGGCGGATGTCGTGCATATCACGTCGGAGAGCCATACGGGGGAGAAGATTTCGAGCATCTATCCGCATCTTCGCGGCATTTATGATGAAGAGCTTGAGAGCATGAAGGACATCGTGCGCATCGGCAGGGACAG of the Selenomonas sputigena genome contains:
- a CDS encoding DUF2442 domain-containing protein, encoding MLQPKVTAVKPLPDYKLLLDFETGEKKIFDVEPYIQGDWYGKLRDISVFHTVHIAGHTVAWADGQDIAPHELYDDSVPAS